In Devosia beringensis, a single window of DNA contains:
- the pepN gene encoding aminopeptidase N has translation MRTETEHTIFLKDYTPSPYRIVSVDLDFKIGESETRVRALLTIEPQADTAPGTPLVLDGDGLVLDSIAIDGAPLVLSAYAADETGLTLIEPPLRRFVLETEVTLQPASNTRLMGLYRSGGTWCTQCEAEGFRRITYYLDRPDNLAVFKVRITAPLAVAPVLLSNGNLIEQGSAGDGLHFAVWEDPFPKPSYLFALVAGDLGSITDSFTTASGRKVDLAIYCSHGKEEQCLWAMDSLKRSMAWDERRFGREYDLDIFNIVAVSDFNFGAMENKGLNIFNDKLVFAQPDSATDADYDGIERVIAHEYFHNWTGNRITCRDWFQLCLKEGLTVYRDQEFTSDERSRPVKRISDVVTLRSAQFPEDGGPLAHPARPSQYSEINNFYTPTVYEKGAEIVRMLATLLGEAGFRKGMDLYFERHDGEATTIEAFLAVFAEANGVDLEQFQTWYLQAGTPRLSVSDSYDAAAQTYTLKLRQETLPTPGQPTKAALVLPIKFGLLGPNGSEMAWTGVSGGTVRDGMIVLDGAQAEIVFTGIPSKPVPSLLRGFSAPVTMDTTLSQADQLFLAQHDSDPFNRWQALQDVGTALAVAAITGTPWSDDAVNALSQAMGETLASESLDDAFKALALSLPAEAQISRAIGKDIDPDRVHAVRSELLKAVFAPLALPMLNAYLKLSSDAPYAPDAASTGRRALRNRLLGLLVGSEAAGATGLAAQQYAGARNMTDRLAALSASAMAWTGDAEAMLADFHANYAAANPLVLDKWLAVTASVPRDGVIERIRAVLDDPAFPKTNPNRLRSLVGSFVMGNPTQFARADGAGFRFVTGIVAELDRINPQVAARLLTGFRIWPMLEQGRRDAAKAALTGLEASGSLSRNTADILSRMLAS, from the coding sequence ATGCGCACCGAGACCGAGCACACCATCTTCCTCAAGGATTATACGCCGAGCCCCTATCGGATCGTGTCGGTTGATCTGGACTTCAAGATTGGCGAAAGCGAGACGCGGGTCCGTGCCCTGCTGACGATCGAACCGCAGGCCGATACGGCGCCCGGTACACCGCTGGTGCTGGACGGCGACGGGCTGGTGCTGGATTCGATCGCCATCGATGGCGCGCCACTGGTGCTGTCGGCCTATGCCGCCGACGAGACCGGCCTCACCCTGATCGAGCCGCCGCTGCGCCGCTTCGTGCTGGAAACTGAAGTCACCCTGCAGCCGGCGAGCAATACGCGGCTGATGGGGCTCTATCGCTCGGGCGGCACCTGGTGCACGCAATGCGAGGCCGAAGGCTTCCGCCGCATCACCTATTATCTCGACCGGCCGGACAACCTGGCGGTGTTCAAGGTGCGCATCACCGCGCCACTGGCCGTCGCGCCCGTACTGCTGTCGAACGGCAACCTGATCGAGCAGGGCAGTGCCGGCGACGGCCTGCATTTTGCCGTGTGGGAGGACCCCTTCCCCAAGCCGAGCTACCTGTTCGCTTTGGTGGCCGGCGATCTGGGTTCCATCACAGACAGCTTCACCACCGCTTCGGGCCGCAAGGTGGACCTCGCCATCTATTGCAGCCATGGCAAGGAAGAGCAGTGCCTCTGGGCCATGGACAGCCTCAAGCGCTCGATGGCCTGGGACGAGCGGCGCTTCGGCCGCGAATATGACCTCGACATCTTCAACATCGTCGCCGTCAGCGATTTCAACTTCGGCGCGATGGAGAACAAGGGCCTTAATATCTTCAACGACAAGCTGGTCTTCGCCCAGCCCGACAGCGCCACCGATGCCGATTATGACGGCATCGAGCGAGTGATCGCGCATGAATATTTCCACAATTGGACTGGCAACAGAATCACTTGCCGCGACTGGTTCCAGCTGTGCCTCAAGGAAGGGCTGACGGTCTATCGCGACCAGGAATTCACCAGCGACGAGCGCAGCCGCCCGGTCAAGCGCATCTCGGACGTGGTGACGCTGCGGTCGGCGCAGTTCCCCGAGGATGGCGGTCCGCTGGCCCATCCGGCCCGGCCGAGCCAGTATAGCGAGATCAACAATTTCTATACGCCCACGGTCTACGAAAAGGGCGCCGAGATTGTGCGCATGCTGGCGACGCTGCTGGGCGAAGCCGGGTTCCGCAAGGGCATGGACCTCTATTTCGAGCGCCATGACGGCGAGGCCACGACCATCGAAGCCTTCCTTGCCGTGTTCGCGGAAGCCAATGGCGTGGACCTCGAACAGTTCCAGACCTGGTATCTGCAGGCCGGCACGCCGCGGCTGAGCGTCAGCGACAGCTATGATGCGGCAGCGCAGACCTATACGCTCAAGCTGCGCCAGGAGACGCTGCCGACGCCGGGCCAGCCGACCAAGGCGGCGCTGGTGCTGCCGATCAAGTTCGGCCTGCTCGGTCCCAATGGCAGCGAGATGGCTTGGACCGGGGTCAGCGGCGGCACGGTGCGCGACGGGATGATCGTGCTTGATGGCGCGCAAGCCGAGATCGTCTTTACCGGCATTCCCAGCAAGCCCGTACCCTCGCTGCTGCGCGGTTTCTCGGCCCCCGTCACCATGGACACCACGCTCAGCCAGGCTGACCAGCTGTTCCTGGCCCAGCACGACAGCGACCCGTTCAACCGCTGGCAGGCGCTGCAGGATGTGGGCACGGCGCTGGCCGTTGCCGCCATCACTGGCACGCCATGGAGCGATGATGCAGTCAATGCGCTGAGCCAGGCCATGGGCGAGACGCTGGCCAGTGAGAGCCTCGACGATGCGTTCAAGGCGCTGGCGCTTAGCCTGCCGGCCGAAGCGCAGATCAGCCGGGCCATAGGCAAGGATATCGATCCAGACCGCGTGCACGCCGTGCGCAGCGAGCTGCTCAAGGCGGTGTTCGCGCCGCTGGCGCTGCCCATGCTCAATGCCTATCTCAAGCTCTCCAGCGACGCGCCCTATGCCCCCGATGCCGCCAGCACCGGTCGCCGCGCGCTGCGCAATCGCCTGCTCGGCCTGCTGGTGGGCAGTGAAGCTGCCGGCGCGACCGGGCTCGCCGCCCAGCAATATGCCGGCGCCCGCAACATGACCGACCGCCTGGCGGCGCTCAGCGCCAGCGCCATGGCCTGGACCGGCGATGCCGAGGCCATGCTGGCCGATTTCCACGCCAACTATGCCGCGGCCAATCCGCTGGTGCTCGACAAGTGGCTGGCGGTGACAGCCAGCGTGCCGCGCGACGGGGTGATCGAGCGCATCCGCGCCGTGCTCGACGACCCGGCCTTCCCCAAGACCAATCCGAACCGGCTGCGCTCGCTGGTGGGCAGCTTCGTCATGGGCAATCCGACGCAGTTTGCGCGGGCCGATGGCGCGGGTTTCCGCTTCGTGACCGGGATTGTGGCCGAACTCGACCGGATCAATCCGCAGGTGGCGGCACGGCTGCTGACCGGCTTCCGCATCTGGCCGATGCTCGAACAGGGGCGTCGCGATGCGGCAAAGGCCGCGCTGACCGGGCTGGAGGCGAGCGGTTCACTCAGCCGCAATACGGCCGATATCCTTTCGCGCATGTTGGCAAGCTAA
- a CDS encoding sensor histidine kinase: MRSAETSGVGAPHPGADTGRTNTRQANDRSKASGRQDRSLVLAPVTAAVALTALVAATLFVAYDTVRTFDDAQQDLAMIGTAFAADIAGLAPEAVTLAVDAIPTRFNTVTRASLIQAAAPDMPTWPSQTVPAGVHGTLALEAAPDSLWTTIAQRGGIAFALAGLLIALAWRRTQRELPDSQQRRNYQTLAAAIPMGVACWTRDGALVVCNEQYRARLDLRGRSVTYHDAVKRMIEGGYMKLLNEDENNRLLELHRQDGSCLLIDERPLADGGFMTLVSDVTERKKTDTMLHSIREEQRQLARRYHEEKLKAEAASRSKTNFLAHLSHDIRTPLNHIIGFADLMRHQAYGPLGDARYADYVQSIKSSGEHLLTSFATILDLAEFESGHKALRQDPVAVDELLDGVMERFAGPAARARLRLTVSQTCNATIEGDQLGLVRMISNIVENSLRFTPAGGQITLAAFAARDGVVIEITDTGRGMSEERLASLAQPFALGDATFTREGIGPGLGISIARAIAELSGGRLAIDSSPALGTTVAISLPLHVADMSVAA, from the coding sequence ATGCGGTCGGCGGAGACATCCGGCGTCGGCGCCCCTCACCCGGGCGCGGACACGGGACGGACAAACACACGCCAGGCCAATGACAGAAGCAAGGCTTCGGGACGACAGGACCGCAGCCTTGTTCTGGCACCGGTCACCGCCGCCGTGGCCCTGACGGCTTTGGTCGCCGCCACCCTGTTTGTCGCCTATGACACGGTCCGCACCTTTGACGATGCCCAGCAGGACCTGGCGATGATCGGCACGGCCTTTGCCGCCGATATCGCCGGACTGGCCCCCGAAGCCGTCACCTTGGCGGTCGATGCTATACCCACCCGTTTCAACACCGTCACCCGCGCCAGCCTGATCCAGGCCGCCGCGCCCGACATGCCCACCTGGCCAAGCCAGACCGTGCCGGCCGGGGTGCATGGCACGCTGGCGCTCGAAGCGGCGCCGGATAGCCTGTGGACGACCATTGCCCAGCGCGGCGGCATTGCCTTTGCGCTTGCCGGCCTGCTGATCGCCCTGGCCTGGCGCCGCACGCAGCGCGAGCTGCCCGACAGCCAGCAGCGCCGCAATTACCAGACGCTGGCCGCCGCCATTCCCATGGGCGTGGCATGCTGGACCCGCGATGGCGCGCTGGTGGTGTGCAATGAGCAATATCGCGCCCGGCTCGATCTGCGCGGCCGCAGCGTCACCTATCACGACGCGGTCAAGCGGATGATCGAGGGCGGCTATATGAAGCTGCTCAATGAGGACGAGAACAACCGCCTGCTCGAGCTGCACCGGCAGGACGGCTCCTGCCTGCTGATCGACGAGCGGCCCCTGGCCGATGGTGGCTTCATGACGCTGGTCAGCGACGTGACCGAGCGCAAGAAGACCGACACCATGCTGCATTCGATCCGCGAGGAGCAGCGCCAGCTGGCCCGGCGCTATCATGAGGAAAAGCTCAAGGCCGAGGCGGCCAGCCGCTCCAAGACCAATTTCCTGGCCCATCTCAGCCACGACATCCGCACCCCGCTCAACCACATTATCGGCTTTGCCGACCTGATGCGGCATCAGGCCTATGGCCCGCTGGGCGATGCCCGCTATGCCGATTATGTGCAGTCGATCAAGAGCTCGGGCGAGCACCTGCTGACTTCGTTCGCCACCATTCTCGACCTCGCCGAATTCGAGAGCGGTCACAAGGCCTTGCGGCAGGATCCGGTGGCGGTTGACGAGCTGCTCGACGGCGTCATGGAGCGATTTGCCGGGCCAGCGGCGCGGGCGCGGCTGCGGCTGACCGTCAGCCAGACCTGCAATGCCACCATAGAAGGCGACCAGCTGGGCCTCGTGCGCATGATCTCCAATATCGTCGAAAATTCCCTGCGCTTCACCCCGGCCGGCGGCCAGATAACCCTGGCGGCCTTTGCGGCACGCGACGGCGTGGTGATCGAGATCACCGATACCGGGCGCGGCATGAGTGAAGAGCGTCTCGCCAGCCTGGCGCAGCCCTTTGCCCTGGGCGACGCCACCTTCACCCGCGAGGGCATCGGCCCCGGGCTGGGCATTTCCATCGCCCGCGCCATTGCCGAACTCAGCGGCGGGCGGCTGGCCATCGATTCCAGCCCGGCTCTGGGCACTACCGTGGCCATTTCCCTGCCACTGCATGTGGCCGATATGTCGGTCGCCGCCTGA